CGacggcggcaaggcggggcgaggccggcggtggagggcggcaaggcgggcCGCGGCCGAGGCCGACGGTGGAGGGCAAGGCGAGGACCGCGGTGGAggtggcgcggcgcggcggccaACCACGGGCAACAGCGCGGCGCGGGGCGCGACGCGGCGAGGGGCGCGGCGTGGGGTGGGGGCGGCCTCGGGCGCTGCGCgggcgcgctggcgcggcgggggcacgggcgcgggcggcggcggcggcagtgctcggctagggcgagagagggagaagaagaaaggaaagacgCGGGCCCGGCTGATATTTccgagctcggcgctagagtgact
The Miscanthus floridulus cultivar M001 unplaced genomic scaffold, ASM1932011v1 fs_336_1_2, whole genome shotgun sequence genome window above contains:
- the LOC136531383 gene encoding putative glycine-rich cell wall structural protein 1 codes for the protein MLGARRLDGHGRHADGGKAGRGRRWRAARRAAAEADGGGQGEDRGGGGAARRPTTGNSAARGATRRGARRGVGAASGAARARWRGGGTGAGGGGGSARLGREREKKKGKTRARLIFPSSALE